Proteins from one Deinococcus misasensis DSM 22328 genomic window:
- a CDS encoding ABC transporter permease, with protein sequence MEDNWLIGIVSRALAFGTPLLWAALGETYTERAGVVNLGMEGMMLVGALTGFAVTHSTGNPALGILAAGIAGALFSALHALMTVTLRANQYVSGLALTILGTGATGLLGKPFEGQPLLDTLENISVPVLKDIPFIGPMLFTDQSLLTYIGIGVGVVLWMLLYKSRLGIMLRSAGENPKAVDAQGLNVTLIRYAAVIFGGFMAGIAGGFFSVAYRPSWTQGTTGGVGWIALAIVIFGRWNPLYVMLGSVFFGSLYVLSFRLQDKISPEFLNMMPYLFVIVVLILTALGKKGTGGVPEALGTPYRRGER encoded by the coding sequence ATGGAAGATAACTGGCTGATTGGCATTGTGAGCCGTGCTCTGGCCTTCGGAACCCCCCTGCTCTGGGCTGCCCTTGGAGAAACCTACACCGAACGTGCAGGTGTGGTGAACCTCGGGATGGAAGGCATGATGCTGGTGGGTGCCCTCACCGGATTCGCAGTCACGCACAGCACCGGAAACCCTGCGCTGGGCATTCTGGCTGCAGGCATCGCCGGAGCCCTCTTCAGTGCCCTGCATGCCCTCATGACCGTCACCTTGCGGGCCAACCAGTACGTTTCCGGGCTGGCCCTGACCATTCTGGGCACCGGAGCCACCGGATTGCTCGGGAAACCTTTTGAAGGTCAGCCTCTGCTGGACACCCTCGAAAACATCAGCGTTCCGGTCCTGAAGGACATCCCCTTCATTGGTCCGATGCTGTTCACCGACCAGAGCCTCCTGACCTACATCGGCATTGGGGTGGGCGTGGTTTTGTGGATGCTGCTTTACAAAAGCAGACTCGGGATCATGCTCCGCTCTGCTGGAGAAAACCCCAAAGCTGTGGATGCCCAGGGCCTCAACGTCACCCTGATCCGCTACGCTGCCGTGATTTTTGGCGGTTTCATGGCCGGAATTGCCGGAGGCTTCTTCTCGGTGGCTTACCGCCCGTCATGGACGCAAGGGACCACCGGAGGGGTCGGCTGGATTGCCCTCGCCATCGTGATTTTCGGACGCTGGAACCCCCTCTACGTGATGCTCGGGTCGGTGTTCTTCGGCTCGCTTTACGTGCTGAGTTTCCGCCTGCAAGACAAAATCTCTCCCGAGTTCCTCAACATGATGCCGTACCTGTTCGTGATTGTGGTGCTCATCCTTACCGCTCTGGGCAAAAAAGGCACCGGAGGCGTGCCTGAAGCTCTGGGCACCCCTTACCGCCGTGGAGAACGTTGA
- a CDS encoding ABC transporter permease: MKTFAGFVLQERKAPSNRWTLVLSLFSILLALVLLGVVFSLYGLNPLKAYQTVFQGTLTDWSGFSAVLQRTIPLLLIGVGLVLAFRTLFFNIGAEGQLLMGATAAAGVGLFVPMPDAITLPVMLLVGFLAGAAWAFIPALLKLRLQINEVITTLMLNYVAINLVNYLIQGPWKGKTAFGYAYTDPIKEAAWMPTLPGTNLHWGTLIIAVVFAVVTAWILGRTTEGFKMRILGESSSVAKYLGMNTLKTTLLVMLISGGAAGLAGVGEVAGIHHKLLDPLQLSLGYGYTAIIVAWLARGNPLGVLITAPFFGLIFAAGDVMKVTLQMPFQIVDVFNGILLFLLIATEPLLRYKLVRAAPAPLPQTAKESGNGR, from the coding sequence ATGAAAACCTTTGCTGGCTTTGTCCTGCAAGAAAGAAAAGCCCCCAGCAACCGCTGGACCCTTGTGCTCTCGCTTTTCAGCATCCTGCTGGCTCTGGTGCTGCTGGGTGTGGTGTTCTCCCTTTATGGCCTGAATCCCCTGAAAGCTTACCAGACGGTGTTTCAGGGCACCCTGACCGACTGGTCGGGCTTCTCTGCGGTCTTGCAGCGCACCATTCCTTTGCTCCTGATCGGGGTGGGACTGGTGCTGGCGTTCCGCACCCTGTTTTTCAACATCGGGGCAGAAGGTCAACTGTTGATGGGGGCCACGGCAGCCGCTGGGGTGGGCTTGTTTGTGCCAATGCCAGATGCCATCACCCTGCCAGTCATGCTGCTGGTTGGATTTCTGGCTGGTGCTGCATGGGCGTTCATTCCGGCCCTGCTGAAACTCCGGTTGCAAATCAATGAAGTGATCACCACCCTGATGCTCAACTACGTGGCGATCAATCTGGTGAATTACCTGATTCAGGGACCGTGGAAAGGCAAAACCGCTTTCGGTTACGCTTACACCGATCCCATCAAAGAAGCCGCGTGGATGCCCACCCTGCCCGGCACCAACCTGCACTGGGGCACCCTGATCATTGCGGTCGTGTTTGCAGTGGTGACCGCATGGATTCTGGGACGCACCACAGAAGGCTTCAAAATGCGCATTCTGGGGGAAAGTTCCTCGGTGGCCAAATACCTCGGGATGAACACCCTGAAAACCACCCTCTTGGTGATGCTGATTTCCGGTGGAGCTGCAGGACTAGCCGGGGTTGGCGAAGTGGCAGGCATCCACCACAAACTGCTGGACCCTTTGCAGCTTTCTCTGGGTTACGGCTACACCGCCATCATCGTGGCATGGCTGGCCAGAGGAAATCCCCTCGGGGTCCTGATCACTGCGCCGTTCTTCGGCCTGATTTTTGCGGCTGGAGATGTCATGAAAGTGACCCTGCAAATGCCTTTTCAGATTGTGGACGTGTTCAACGGCATCTTGCTGTTCCTTTTGATTGCCACTGAACCCCTCTTGAGATACAAACTGGTGCGGGCTGCACCTGCCCCCCTTCCACAAACCGCCAAGGAGTCTGGCAATGGAAGATAA
- a CDS encoding ABC transporter ATP-binding protein, giving the protein MRSNTAVSTQQIVLSHITKIFPGVIANDDVTLTLNVGEVHAILGENGAGKTSLMNVLYGIYHPDKGEILMDGQPVKIDSPRDAIRLGVGLVPQHPMLVRAHTVEENIALSQVTHKGASFWNPIPGIRKRIVELSERYGLKVDPKAPVWQLSAGEQQRVEILKVLLQGARFLILDEPTSVLTPQEVQELFAVLKRMRQDHGMVIITHKLDEVLDISDQITVLRKGKVTGNAKNENLKKTDLARMMIGEELQETRVTGHPHLKGEMIHLSDAWTLSDRGTPALKGVTLSVQGGEILGVAGVAGNGQLELIEVLTGLRPLSKGHIKVKGKDMKGQGAEAFFRSGISHVPEDRNHYGIVPNLTVEENLILRAMDQSPHSRGGVMNFAAIREHALQNIQKYDIRTPTPDTRARLLSGGNVQKLILARELESNPDVLVAAHPTYGLDIGATTQVHQLLLEKRAQGMGIVLVSEDLDELMNLSDRIVVIFAGTFTGTLTRAAFQREKLGLMMAGEA; this is encoded by the coding sequence ATGCGGTCAAACACTGCGGTTTCCACACAGCAGATTGTCCTCAGCCACATCACCAAAATTTTCCCTGGCGTAATCGCTAACGATGACGTGACCCTGACCCTCAATGTGGGCGAGGTGCACGCCATTCTGGGTGAAAACGGTGCAGGCAAAACCAGTCTGATGAACGTCCTGTACGGCATCTACCATCCCGACAAAGGGGAAATCCTGATGGATGGTCAGCCGGTCAAAATCGACTCTCCCAGAGATGCCATTCGCCTCGGGGTGGGTCTGGTGCCCCAACACCCCATGCTGGTGCGGGCACACACCGTTGAAGAAAACATTGCCCTGTCTCAGGTCACCCACAAAGGGGCCTCGTTCTGGAACCCCATTCCGGGCATCCGCAAAAGGATTGTGGAGCTTTCCGAGCGTTACGGCTTGAAAGTGGACCCTAAAGCCCCGGTCTGGCAACTTTCCGCCGGAGAACAGCAAAGGGTTGAAATCCTGAAAGTGCTCTTGCAGGGTGCACGTTTCCTGATTCTGGACGAGCCCACCAGCGTGCTCACCCCTCAGGAGGTGCAGGAACTGTTTGCAGTTTTGAAACGCATGCGGCAGGACCACGGCATGGTGATCATCACCCACAAACTGGATGAGGTGCTGGACATCAGCGACCAGATCACCGTGCTTCGCAAAGGCAAAGTGACAGGCAATGCCAAAAACGAAAACCTCAAAAAGACCGACCTCGCCCGCATGATGATCGGTGAGGAGTTGCAAGAAACCCGCGTCACCGGACACCCCCACCTGAAAGGGGAGATGATCCACCTTTCTGATGCGTGGACCCTGTCAGACCGCGGAACCCCGGCCCTCAAAGGGGTGACCCTCAGCGTGCAAGGCGGGGAAATCCTCGGGGTGGCGGGCGTGGCAGGCAACGGGCAACTGGAACTCATCGAGGTGCTTACAGGCCTGCGTCCCCTGTCCAAAGGCCACATCAAAGTCAAAGGCAAGGACATGAAAGGGCAGGGTGCAGAAGCTTTTTTCCGCTCTGGCATTTCCCACGTCCCTGAAGACCGCAACCATTACGGCATCGTGCCCAACCTGACCGTGGAAGAAAACCTGATCCTCAGGGCCATGGACCAGAGCCCACATTCCAGAGGCGGCGTCATGAATTTCGCAGCCATCCGGGAGCATGCCCTGCAAAACATCCAGAAGTACGACATCCGCACCCCCACCCCGGACACCCGCGCAAGGCTTCTGAGTGGTGGAAACGTGCAAAAACTGATTCTGGCCCGTGAACTGGAAAGCAACCCGGATGTGCTGGTTGCAGCCCACCCCACCTACGGCCTTGACATTGGAGCCACCACACAGGTGCACCAACTGCTGCTGGAAAAACGGGCACAGGGCATGGGCATCGTGCTGGTCAGCGAAGACCTCGATGAACTGATGAACCTCTCAGACCGCATTGTGGTGATTTTTGCAGGGACCTTCACCGGAACCCTGACCCGTGCAGCATTCCAGCGTGAAAAACTCGGTCTGATGATGGCAGGTGAAGCATGA
- a CDS encoding alginate O-acetyltransferase AlgF yields MKKLLWLVLSLSISQVHAQEALYDPAPPANSAYVRAFNLDASSTELTVEKKNYGKLNTLSASAYLIIPDGKQNVLVNKASQSLSFSAGKYYTLLLQGGKVQVMEDESNTNRAKALITLYNLTDSKNVGLKTADGKATVFKDVEIGKSKSQAVNGIKVALSVVNGSDILQAFKETQLERGAAYSVFVTGSKGTYKAVWVQSTTSTK; encoded by the coding sequence ATGAAAAAGCTCCTCTGGTTGGTTCTGTCTCTTTCGATCTCTCAGGTTCATGCGCAAGAAGCACTTTACGATCCCGCTCCTCCTGCCAACAGTGCTTACGTGCGGGCTTTCAATCTGGATGCCAGCAGCACCGAACTGACTGTTGAAAAGAAAAATTACGGCAAACTGAACACCCTGTCTGCCAGTGCTTACCTGATCATTCCTGATGGCAAACAAAACGTTCTGGTGAACAAAGCCTCCCAGAGCCTCAGTTTCAGTGCTGGCAAGTATTACACCCTGCTTTTGCAAGGCGGAAAAGTTCAGGTCATGGAAGACGAGAGCAACACCAACCGTGCCAAAGCCCTGATCACCCTTTACAACCTGACCGACAGCAAAAACGTGGGCCTCAAAACCGCAGATGGCAAAGCCACCGTCTTCAAAGATGTGGAAATCGGCAAAAGCAAATCCCAGGCCGTGAACGGCATCAAAGTGGCCCTGAGCGTCGTGAATGGCAGTGACATCCTGCAAGCCTTCAAAGAAACCCAACTGGAACGTGGTGCAGCCTACAGTGTGTTTGTGACCGGCAGCAAAGGCACTTACAAAGCTGTCTGGGTGCAGTCCACCACCTCCACCAAATAA
- a CDS encoding MBOAT family O-acyltransferase, giving the protein MIFSSYIFLCLFLPIFLVLYYLTPTRLKSLLILVASYAFYGWWRWDFLYLLIAITVVSYGFALGIEKARDARQAKLLVTVGIVLNLLALGYFKYANFGVDSFNAMLSAFGGVPLEWTPILLPIGLSFFIFHAISYLVDIYRKEAQPTRNLIDFAAFIALFPHLIAGPVLRYHLLAEQFRSRTHTFEKFSQGALRFMVGFCKKVLIADSISPLADAMFALPNPTAADAWLGVLAYTLQIYFDFSGYSDMAIGLALMIGFKFPENFNHPYISRSITEFWRRWHISLSSWLREYLYISLGGNRKGVLRTYFNLFITMVLGGLWHGSNWTFVLWGVWHGGILALERYMGSKKLWKPLPPILTIPGTFILVMIGWVLFRAHNVGSAFEVYAGMFGLNGFMLSDALAYQVTGLQLVTMLIGLILIFVGPWWMDRQTKLEFGGVMRVTGVTLVVIPLFMLAALRLAAQDYSPFLYFQF; this is encoded by the coding sequence ATGATCTTCAGCTCTTACATCTTCCTGTGTCTGTTTCTGCCCATCTTTCTGGTGCTGTATTACCTGACACCAACCCGCCTCAAGTCTTTGCTCATTCTGGTGGCCAGTTATGCCTTTTATGGTTGGTGGCGATGGGACTTCCTGTATTTGCTGATTGCCATCACGGTGGTCAGTTACGGGTTTGCCTTGGGCATTGAGAAAGCCAGAGATGCCAGACAGGCCAAGTTGCTGGTCACAGTGGGCATCGTTTTGAACCTGTTGGCTCTGGGATACTTCAAGTATGCCAACTTTGGTGTGGACAGCTTCAATGCCATGCTCTCTGCTTTCGGAGGGGTGCCGCTGGAATGGACGCCCATCCTGCTGCCCATCGGTCTGTCCTTCTTCATTTTTCACGCGATCAGTTATCTGGTGGACATATACCGCAAAGAAGCCCAGCCCACCCGCAACCTGATTGACTTCGCAGCCTTCATTGCCCTGTTCCCACACCTGATTGCTGGCCCGGTTTTGCGTTACCACCTGCTCGCCGAGCAATTCCGCAGCCGCACCCACACCTTCGAGAAGTTCTCTCAGGGGGCTTTGCGTTTCATGGTGGGTTTCTGCAAAAAGGTGCTGATCGCAGACAGCATCTCCCCTCTGGCAGATGCCATGTTTGCCCTGCCCAACCCCACCGCAGCAGATGCATGGCTGGGAGTGCTGGCCTACACCCTGCAAATCTACTTTGATTTCAGCGGTTACAGCGACATGGCCATTGGTCTGGCCCTGATGATCGGCTTCAAGTTCCCCGAGAACTTCAACCATCCTTACATCTCCCGCAGCATCACCGAATTCTGGCGCAGGTGGCACATCAGCCTGAGTTCATGGCTCCGTGAATACCTGTACATCTCTCTGGGCGGAAACCGCAAAGGGGTCCTGAGAACCTACTTCAATTTGTTCATCACCATGGTGCTCGGGGGTCTCTGGCACGGCTCCAACTGGACTTTTGTGCTGTGGGGCGTCTGGCACGGTGGGATTCTGGCGCTGGAACGCTACATGGGCAGCAAAAAGCTCTGGAAGCCCCTCCCCCCCATCCTGACCATTCCCGGCACCTTCATTCTGGTCATGATCGGCTGGGTGCTGTTCCGTGCACACAACGTGGGAAGCGCCTTCGAAGTGTATGCAGGCATGTTCGGCCTGAACGGTTTCATGCTCAGTGACGCTCTGGCCTATCAGGTCACGGGCTTGCAACTGGTCACCATGCTGATCGGCCTGATTCTGATTTTTGTGGGTCCATGGTGGATGGACCGCCAGACCAAACTGGAATTCGGTGGGGTGATGCGTGTGACCGGAGTGACCCTGGTGGTCATTCCCCTGTTCATGCTGGCAGCACTCCGTCTGGCTGCTCAGGACTACTCGCCCTTCCTGTACTTCCAATTCTGA
- a CDS encoding alginate O-acetyltransferase — translation MIQDVKNNESVAQSTQHSHPSLQVVPGIFMLVFLVAGAVFALTAKSTHDFPKDKDVITGEWALAYEKGFNKGLPWRQTGINTWGAMEYLAFENGRPGVLIGKNNWLFTTEEFQFFKDEATETASKLKYIGQVRDQLAAQGSQLVVALIPAKARVYEDHLGRYPLPEYTQNRYASFRDALLKAGIQTPDLLTPLQQSKASGEVFLHTDTHWTPYGAEVVAQALKTQLDSLNLDLPSTAFETRDGEEIQHSGDLLKYIPLGSFQDRGPQPDRFTEKVTEQAASDSSALLGDAPEDASESLLGGDESIPIALVGTSYSFMEKFHFEGALKQALQVDVLNMALEGKGPLIPMRDYLNSSAFKDTPAKVVVWEIPERFIPVKYDLGK, via the coding sequence ATGATTCAAGACGTCAAAAACAATGAATCCGTCGCCCAGAGCACCCAGCACAGCCATCCTTCCCTGCAAGTGGTACCGGGCATCTTCATGCTGGTGTTTCTGGTGGCCGGAGCGGTGTTTGCCCTGACCGCCAAGAGCACCCATGATTTTCCCAAAGACAAAGATGTGATCACTGGCGAGTGGGCACTGGCCTACGAAAAAGGCTTCAACAAAGGGTTGCCGTGGCGACAGACCGGGATCAACACCTGGGGGGCCATGGAATACCTTGCCTTCGAGAACGGCAGACCCGGTGTGCTGATCGGCAAAAACAACTGGCTCTTCACCACTGAAGAATTCCAGTTCTTCAAAGACGAAGCCACCGAAACCGCCAGCAAACTGAAATACATCGGGCAGGTCCGGGACCAACTGGCAGCGCAAGGCAGCCAATTGGTGGTGGCCCTGATTCCAGCCAAAGCCAGAGTCTACGAGGATCACCTCGGGCGTTACCCCCTGCCCGAGTACACCCAGAACCGTTACGCATCTTTCCGTGATGCCCTTCTCAAAGCAGGCATCCAGACCCCTGACCTGCTGACCCCCTTGCAGCAAAGCAAAGCTTCTGGAGAGGTCTTCCTGCACACCGACACCCACTGGACCCCTTACGGTGCAGAGGTGGTCGCACAGGCCCTCAAAACGCAACTGGACAGCCTGAATCTGGACCTCCCCAGCACCGCCTTCGAAACCCGTGACGGTGAGGAGATCCAGCACTCTGGAGACCTGCTGAAGTACATTCCCCTCGGATCTTTTCAGGACCGTGGTCCTCAACCCGACCGTTTCACCGAAAAGGTCACGGAGCAGGCTGCATCAGATTCTTCTGCCCTGCTGGGTGATGCCCCAGAGGACGCTTCTGAAAGCCTTCTGGGCGGAGACGAAAGCATCCCGATTGCTCTGGTCGGAACCAGTTACAGCTTCATGGAAAAATTCCACTTTGAGGGTGCTTTAAAGCAAGCCTTACAGGTGGATGTGCTCAACATGGCTCTGGAAGGCAAAGGGCCACTGATTCCCATGCGGGATTACCTGAATTCTTCCGCTTTCAAGGACACCCCTGCCAAAGTGGTGGTCTGGGAAATCCCCGAGCGTTTCATTCCGGTCAAGTACGACCTCGGCAAGTAA
- a CDS encoding vWA domain-containing protein, which translates to MKQTRYSKYESELESLDSSELMQMIQEALLGADMNDRFDPDPNARPSMDDLFDAILEALVNRDLVPEQMLREALESEDLRQSRLGQEVQRLMNQLVQDGFIRKEFEDGQGGGAGEGGESRFELTNKAIDFLGYKSLRDLMGGMGRSSAGSHDTRDYASGVEQTGELKSYEFGDTLNLDTTETLKNVVHKGFSEMQESDLVVRQSEYFSSAATVVLLDCSHSMILYGEDRFTPAKQVALALAHLIRTQYPGDTVKFVLFHDSAEVVSISQLAQAQIGPYHTNTAEGLKVAQQLLKRENKDMKQIVMITDGKPSALTLPDGRIYKNAYGLDPYVLGTTLREVANCRRQGIQINTFMLAQDSDLISFVRRITEMTKGKAYFTTPYNIGQYVLMDFMKNKTKVVN; encoded by the coding sequence ATGAAGCAAACGCGCTACAGCAAGTACGAATCCGAACTGGAATCTCTGGACTCCAGTGAGCTGATGCAGATGATTCAGGAAGCCCTGCTTGGAGCCGACATGAACGACCGGTTTGACCCGGATCCCAATGCCCGCCCGAGCATGGATGACCTCTTTGACGCCATTCTGGAAGCACTGGTCAACCGGGATCTGGTGCCCGAACAGATGCTCCGCGAAGCCCTGGAATCCGAAGACCTGCGCCAGAGCCGTCTGGGCCAAGAGGTCCAGCGCCTGATGAACCAGTTGGTGCAAGACGGATTCATCCGCAAGGAATTTGAAGACGGTCAGGGCGGAGGTGCCGGTGAAGGAGGAGAATCCCGCTTCGAACTCACCAACAAAGCCATTGATTTTCTGGGTTACAAAAGCCTGCGTGACCTGATGGGCGGCATGGGCCGTTCCAGCGCAGGCAGCCACGACACCCGCGACTATGCCTCTGGCGTTGAACAAACCGGCGAACTGAAAAGCTACGAATTTGGTGACACCCTCAACTTGGACACCACCGAAACCCTCAAAAATGTGGTTCACAAGGGCTTCTCTGAAATGCAGGAGAGCGATCTGGTGGTCCGCCAGTCCGAATATTTCTCCAGTGCAGCCACAGTGGTTTTGCTGGACTGTTCCCACAGCATGATCCTGTACGGAGAAGACCGCTTCACTCCCGCCAAGCAGGTGGCTCTGGCTCTGGCGCACCTGATTCGGACCCAGTACCCCGGAGATACGGTCAAGTTTGTGCTGTTCCACGACAGCGCTGAAGTGGTTTCGATTTCTCAATTGGCACAGGCCCAGATCGGTCCTTACCATACCAACACTGCTGAAGGTTTGAAGGTGGCCCAGCAACTCCTCAAACGTGAAAACAAGGACATGAAGCAGATCGTGATGATCACGGACGGCAAACCCAGTGCCCTGACCCTGCCCGATGGTCGCATTTACAAAAATGCTTATGGTCTGGACCCTTACGTGCTCGGGACCACCCTGCGCGAAGTGGCCAATTGCCGCAGACAGGGCATCCAGATCAACACCTTCATGCTGGCACAGGACAGCGATCTGATTTCCTTTGTCCGACGCATCACCGAGATGACCAAAGGCAAAGCCTACTTCACCACCCCGTACAACATTGGTCAGTACGTGCTGATGGACTTCATGAAGAACAAAACCAAAGTGGTGAATTGA
- a CDS encoding sigma 54-interacting transcriptional regulator — protein MLQPHTLGELLELPQYAGRKPFDHKTESIKDEVRRNLIGKLRNREKLFPGIEGFDDSVIPQVTGALLSKQNFILLGLRGQAKSRILRQITTLLDEYIPIIDGIDMPDDPLNPIGAEGKALLQSHGLDLPIRWWHRDDRYVEKLATPDVTVADLIGDVDPIKAARLGTSLGDVRSMHFGLLPRANRAIFAVNELADLSPKVQVALFNILQEGDVQIKGYPIRLLLDVMLVFSANPEDYTARGKIVTPLKDRIGSEIRTHYPKTVEEGMTITRNESYTPSGVTLPTFIQELIEEIAFQAREDNRVDKLSGVSQRLPISLTELVAASTERRSLLHGDAPVARVTDVYQALPAITGKLELEYEGELKGADTVAKEIIRKAAGQVFARRVRADTTDLEQWFEKGGVFKVPQAGDEVGALRGMKNLPGLLPLAGQLSEGANDAHRLSAAEFVLEGLYGRKKLARAEESYTAPEPEQPRFKGGGRWN, from the coding sequence ATGCTGCAACCTCACACGCTCGGGGAACTTCTGGAACTTCCGCAGTACGCTGGACGCAAGCCTTTTGACCACAAGACCGAAAGCATCAAAGATGAGGTTCGCAGGAACCTGATTGGGAAGCTGCGCAACCGGGAAAAGCTGTTTCCGGGCATTGAAGGTTTTGACGACTCGGTGATCCCGCAGGTGACGGGAGCCCTCCTCAGCAAGCAGAATTTCATCTTGCTGGGCCTTCGTGGACAGGCCAAAAGCCGCATCCTCAGGCAAATCACCACCTTGCTGGACGAGTACATCCCCATCATCGATGGCATCGACATGCCAGACGATCCCCTCAACCCCATTGGTGCAGAAGGCAAAGCTTTGCTGCAATCCCACGGTCTGGACCTGCCCATCCGCTGGTGGCACAGGGATGACCGTTATGTGGAAAAACTGGCCACCCCTGATGTGACCGTCGCCGACCTGATTGGCGATGTGGACCCCATCAAAGCCGCCCGACTGGGCACCTCTCTGGGAGATGTGCGCAGCATGCACTTTGGCCTGTTGCCCAGAGCCAACCGCGCCATCTTTGCCGTCAACGAACTGGCCGACCTGTCTCCCAAGGTGCAGGTGGCGCTTTTCAACATCCTGCAAGAAGGGGACGTGCAGATCAAAGGCTACCCGATCCGTTTGCTTCTGGATGTGATGCTGGTGTTCTCGGCCAACCCCGAGGATTACACTGCCCGTGGCAAGATCGTGACTCCTCTCAAAGACCGCATTGGTTCGGAAATCCGCACCCACTATCCGAAAACCGTTGAAGAAGGCATGACCATCACCCGCAACGAGTCTTACACCCCCTCTGGCGTGACCCTGCCCACCTTCATTCAGGAACTGATTGAAGAAATTGCCTTTCAAGCCCGTGAAGACAACCGCGTGGACAAGCTCTCCGGGGTGTCCCAGCGTTTGCCCATCAGCCTGACCGAACTGGTGGCTGCCAGCACCGAACGCCGTTCCTTGTTACACGGGGATGCCCCTGTGGCCCGGGTGACTGACGTGTATCAGGCCCTTCCTGCCATCACTGGCAAGCTGGAGCTGGAATACGAAGGTGAACTCAAAGGTGCGGACACTGTGGCCAAAGAGATCATCCGCAAAGCTGCAGGTCAGGTGTTTGCCCGCCGGGTGCGTGCCGACACCACCGATCTTGAACAGTGGTTTGAAAAAGGTGGCGTGTTCAAAGTCCCTCAGGCCGGAGATGAAGTGGGAGCCCTGCGCGGCATGAAAAACCTGCCCGGACTGCTGCCTCTGGCCGGACAACTCTCGGAAGGGGCCAACGATGCCCACCGCCTGAGTGCTGCCGAATTTGTCCTCGAAGGGCTTTACGGCCGCAAAAAACTGGCCCGAGCCGAAGAATCTTACACCGCACCAGAGCCTGAACAGCCCCGCTTTAAAGGTGGCGGTCGCTGGAACTGA
- a CDS encoding PulJ/GspJ family protein, producing MIRNIRQGFTLIETLIAMVMLGVLLTVVVQLFTSQNQVNNSIMGYSDLTADVRMSTVRMNELLSQATYIYPAGQTIDLPASVQVTTGKTAVAFLLASNTPYCPSPPALRKRYCAVLYNIEARSGYTSILGTNAKVSPYVLTERVYTSLDWPQSGTGLTPSKNWSALTLMNNTVGLVADAVDNAATDLGSTPVVAARKSNYDSNLAVGVASNTANALIQAVRVKLVLKLLPNRIATREFSVLAQPIPRQGPLDNCPVPPATAPNCP from the coding sequence ATGATTCGGAACATACGGCAAGGTTTTACCCTGATTGAAACCCTGATTGCGATGGTGATGCTGGGTGTTTTGTTGACGGTTGTGGTCCAACTGTTCACTTCGCAAAACCAGGTGAACAACAGCATCATGGGGTATTCGGATCTCACTGCAGATGTTCGCATGTCCACGGTGCGCATGAACGAGTTGCTTTCCCAGGCCACGTACATTTACCCGGCCGGACAAACCATTGATTTGCCCGCGTCTGTGCAAGTGACCACTGGCAAAACAGCAGTGGCTTTTTTGCTGGCATCCAACACGCCATATTGTCCTTCTCCACCTGCGCTCAGAAAACGCTACTGTGCCGTGTTGTACAACATTGAGGCCCGCAGTGGATACACCAGCATTCTGGGAACCAATGCCAAAGTCAGCCCTTATGTCTTGACCGAAAGGGTTTACACCAGCCTCGACTGGCCCCAGTCTGGAACAGGTCTGACCCCCTCCAAAAACTGGTCTGCACTGACCCTCATGAACAACACTGTGGGCCTGGTTGCAGATGCTGTAGACAATGCAGCAACCGATCTGGGAAGCACACCGGTGGTGGCCGCTCGCAAGAGCAATTACGACAGCAATCTGGCTGTTGGGGTGGCTTCAAACACTGCCAATGCTTTGATTCAGGCGGTCCGTGTCAAGTTGGTTCTGAAGCTTTTGCCAAACCGTATTGCCACCAGAGAGTTCAGTGTGCTTGCCCAGCCCATCCCCAGACAGGGCCCTCTGGACAACTGTCCTGTCCCCCCTGCCACCGCGCCCAACTGTCCCTGA
- a CDS encoding prepilin-type N-terminal cleavage/methylation domain-containing protein → MKRTQSSKGFTLVEVLVSLLILSVVAIGFFYVTGANANLFKTSDERSKITVYAQDILERVKINWSDATKFENRDAIAVPVPPVAGYTVDPLNVEFLKPDGTVVTSGTYVTNPILYKVTLTIKYKSAVYYTVSIRIGHPVPPTT, encoded by the coding sequence ATGAAGCGAACACAGTCAAGCAAAGGTTTCACGCTGGTTGAAGTGCTGGTTTCATTGTTGATCCTGTCTGTGGTGGCCATTGGGTTCTTCTATGTGACCGGAGCCAATGCCAACCTCTTCAAAACCAGCGATGAGCGCAGCAAGATCACGGTTTATGCGCAGGACATTCTGGAAAGGGTCAAAATCAACTGGAGCGATGCCACCAAATTTGAGAACCGTGATGCCATCGCTGTTCCTGTACCTCCTGTGGCAGGTTACACCGTGGATCCCCTGAATGTGGAATTCTTGAAACCGGATGGAACTGTGGTGACCTCGGGCACCTATGTCACCAATCCCATCCTGTACAAAGTGACCCTGACCATCAAATACAAAAGTGCGGTTTATTACACCGTTTCCATCCGGATTGGGCATCCTGTTCCGCCCACCACCTGA